In Sphingobacterium sp. SRCM116780, the genomic stretch ATATCTTATTATTCATTTAATAATAATGTACTTTTGCCAACGGAAATAAATATATCTCCGAGGAATAATTTTAAACAAAAAAGCTATAAATAATTTAATTATGAATAAAATAAAGAAAAGGATTTATCAAAATCCTTCAATCTCTGTTTTTTTAGTAGAGACGGAGGAAGGAATAGCTTCAGCATCATCGACTATCTCTCCTATTGGGCCTAACAGTGATGAAGTTGTTGAAGTTAATGATTGGCAAGATATTAATCAAGGGGATTATGATCTTGATTTGTAAGAAATTTTTAACTAAAAATGCCATGATGGCAACTACGAATTTTAATATCTTTTCATATATGAAACACACATTACACAATAGATTAATTAAATTTTCATTTTTTATAGGGTTTATAGTTTTTTTTAATTCCTGTACTAAAAACAACAATGAAGTTGATTCAGCTGAACACAAATTATCATTTGTTATATCTGGAGTGAGTGAAATTGAAGATGTTCCTGAAATGATCGCTTCAACGAAGAATATGGCGGTAGGACAGAAAAAAATAGATGAAAAAATAGTATCAAAAGAAAACATAAGTCTGAATGGATTTGATGCTGAAATTATTTTATCAGAATCAGGCTCATTAACTCCATTAGCTAAAAGTGCTACAGTTGGAACATCTGAAGGGGTTTCTAATAATCTAAAGGCAAAAACAAACTTATTAGCGGCTTCTTCACCTGTAAATACAGGAACAACGTATAGAGTTCTAGTTTATGATGAAGCAGGAACGTATGTTGGCGCAGTAGATGGAACATCAGGAACTTTAGCTGGTTCAATAGATGTATCTTATAATAAGAACTATAAATGGTATGCCTATTCGTTTGATAATACAAGTCCACTTCCTGCATTAGGCAATACAGCGAACCCTACAATAAATGCGACCCCCTCTTTAGGCTTACTATATGCAAGTGGTGAAGTTACGCCTACAGCATTAGGAGACAATAAGGTTCAAGTTGTTTTTGAAAGAAGATTGTCGTGGGTTAAGTTAATTGTTGATAGTAGAGGTACTTTCGCTCCATTAGTTCCTGCAGGCACAAAAGTAACAACATCAAACCTGACAAGTTCTATATTTGATATTAAGAGCAACTCGTACTCAAATCCTCAAAACACTGTTGGAACACTAGAAGGAAGTGCTGACTTTTCTGAACTTGATGCAGCGACAACGAAAGACTCTGTTTTTGTTGGTAATTTTTATCCAGCAGATGATGGTAGAAATAGTACTTTCTCCATTAAGTTTGATAAAATGGAATTGAAATTAGATTATAGCACGAATCCTTCCTCAGGAAATGTGAGTCGATTATTTACGGACATTCCTTATACGTTTAACTTTGTGCCATCGCCAGGTAAGAGATACACCGTTCGTGTTAGATTGATTGAATCAGCCGTTGATATAAATGGTACTAAATGGGCGAGAGGAAATCTTCATTATACATGGAGTGATAATGGTTTTAGATTTAGACACAGTGGTGTTTATCCTTATGAAAGTGCCGTTTACCCATGGATCTACACAAACACTCCAACAGATTACTACTATAATGGGATATACCCACCTTGGACTGGAAATAATAACTATAGTGATTTCAATAAGAGACCTGTTGAGTTTTGGAATTTTAAAACAGTTGTTCCATATGCTGGTGATCAATTGTATGATGTAATTAAAATCTATGGAGATCAAAATGATAGACCAGAATATGTAAATCCATATATTGGAAAAGGATATTATTATGAAAGTATTTCTGGACCAACATATTATACGTCTATTCCAGATGGTGACCCATGTTCGTTAGTTTATCCTGCGGGAAAATGGCGTCTACCTACAAAAGCAGAAGGAACGGCATTGGTTTCAGCGCTACAGGCAAATACCTCAAAGAGTGTTTATACTGATGCATCTAACGCTTACTATGTTGGAAAGTTTCCTTATACAACAGCTACACCTGATGTTTATGGAAATATATTAGAATTTCCATTCCATGGTTCTATTACTACTGCTGCAGGATGGACTAGTGGAGGTATGGGGCCAGGTTTCCCATCAGATATGTTAGGAAGTACAGGAGATCCTAGATTCGGCTATGAAAAAACTAATTCATATTATTGGTATGGTGAAGATGCTAGTAGTAATGACAAATCTGCATACATGATGTTTTGGACTTCTGATGCGGGATCTCAAAATACCAATTCTAATGGTACATTCCCTTACGGATGGGCATTTAGTATGAAAATAAAGGATGGAGCATTTGTGACACCAGCATCTGGCGCCTATCCTAATCTTATCGGAGGATATCCAGATAGTAATCCTGGAGGACCTTCATCTCCTCAAGTTCGAGAAGCTTATCAAGGTGATGGATTAAATATTCGATGTGTAAGAACTAACTAATACAAATAGTTATATTGCAAATGCCCTTTATATGTACTCATATAAAGGGCATTTTTAGTTAAAAACATTCTTTAATATTTGGCGTGTATCGCTATCTGATTTGAGAGCTTCTTAAAAGATTTTTTACTCGCTGTAGCCTGAGATAATCTTAATAAGATTACGGTATTAAATAGAGGTGGTTCTCCTGAACCATTATTGCCATATTCTTGATCCTCGCTATTAAGTTTCCAATATAGATTTTAAGATTGCAGCTATCATCTAATGTGTAGTTGGAAGATTTGCTTGTGAATTTTATGTTAATTTCTTTAATATAACGTTTTCGTTAATGGAGCAATCGATTGCATGTGTGCTAAATTACTTTTTGAGATAAAATGTTTCTTATACTTGAAAATACAATTATATAACACATTATTATGATCATTCGAGATTTGAGGACGCATAGTCGATTTCTATGTATACCGAAATTATTGTTAATAAACCCAGTTCTTTTTATTGAACTTCGGAAATACTACTCATATATTATTGTTTCAAAAACGTAATTAATAACGAGTTACTGTAATAGAGCATCTCTCTTATCTAATTTATTCATTTGAATGAGTTTTGGAAAAATTGCTTTTAGTTTAGAATCTTACATATTAAAATTTGAAATAATGAGAACATTCATCATTGTATTTTTAATATTGACTCACAGCCTAATGGTTGGGGCACAGGAACGTCCCGCAAAGTGGTTTAACGATGCGCGCTTTGGGCTCTTTTTGCATTGGGGATTGTATTCCCAGACGGCAGGAGATTGGAAAGGTAGACCAACAACAGGAGGAGAGCATTTTATGTTGCATGAACGGATCCCATTGACTGAGTATGCTAAAATTGCTAATGATTTTAATCCTACTAATTTTTCAGCTGACCAATGGGTCAATGCTGCGAAGGATGCTGGAATGAAATATGTTGTCATTACAGCAAAGCATCATGATGGATTTGCAATGTTTGACTCTCCAAGCAGTGATTATAATATTGTTAAAAGGACGCCTTTTGCGAAGGATCCTATGAAAGAGCTAGCAAAGGCTTGTAAAAAATACGGACTTCAACTTTGTTTTTATTACTCGCTGGGCAGAGATTGGGAGGATCCGGATGTTCCTACAAATTGGCCCATTAAAGGAGGGAGAAGCAACACTTGGGATTATCCCAATGAAGATGCGAAAGATTTATCAAAATATATAGAACGTAAAGTCAAACCACAACTCAAAGAACTTTTAACACACTATGGTCCTGTCGGTATCATTTGGTTTGATACATTTGAGTTGGTAAATAAGCAACAAAGTCAAGAAATAAGAGATCTGATCTTATCTATCCAACCCAACTGTATTATCAATAACCGAATCGGTAACGGATATGGTGATTATACAGTTGTAGAACAGTCGCTTGTAAACAGTTCTCGGAAGAATTGGGAGGCTTGTATTACAATGAGTGCTAACTGGGGATATAACAAGCATGATACAACCTGGAAATCTGCTGAAGTCCTGATCCGAAACCTGACTGAGGTTGCTAGTAAAGGTGGAAACCTGTTGCTGAATATCGGTCCCAAGGGAGATGGTACATTTCCAGAAGAGAGTAAAAAGCGACTGAAGGAAATAGGGAGCTGGATGGATATTAATGGTGAGGCCATTTATGGAACACAGGCATGGAAGATAACAGGAGAAGGAAATGATAAGTTGAAAGAAGAGAATCTTGGTAGAAATGAAAAGCAAACATTGAAAGACGCGGTCAATGATGCTACTTCGCAGGATATCGTACCCGATATACGATTCACCACTAAAGGAAAAGTCGTTTATGTAATTGTACGGAATCCTTCTTTGAAAAACATCCGTGTGAAAAGTATGGGAAAATTACAAGATGTAGAAATCAAGAATGCCCGAATATTAGGAAGTAAGCAGAAGATTCGATGGCAGCAAAATGGTGAAGCATTGTCCTTTGATATACCGCAAAATGTGAAGCCAGGTTTGCCGATATATGTACTTGCAGTAACAATAAAATAGAAAACCATCGTACACCGCTTGATATTTTATCAAAAGCTTATTGTAAGCTAACCAATTAAATAGTCATTTTCTTTTAAGGAATCCACATGCAATAACAGTGGTCTTAAGTGTTAAAAGTTATTTGACTCATATATTTTTCTAAACCTAAACCAATGAATTACAAAAGATTCAACTTTTGTGATAGAAATAACACTCTTTTATAAACGAATAAAATAACATGAAAAGAAAATTACCCAGATCACTCTACTCCAGTATGTATTGGAAATCAGTTTTCCCAATCTCCTGTATTATTTTATGCGCCGAGCCAATACAGGCTTTTAATGTGCGTAAAGTTGTTTCTTTGGAAAGCAATGTTCAGCAAACTACAATCAGCGGTAAGGTTGTGGATGCACAAGGACAACCTTTAGTAGGTGTTACCGTTCAGGAGAAAGGTACCCACAATAGTACTTCTACGAATGATGCAGGAGCTTATATAATCCAGGTTCAATCCACAAGCTCTGTCCTGAGCTTTACCTATGTCGGTTACGAATCCTTAGAATTAGCTGCTAATAATGCCAAACGTGTTGAGCTGAACTTAAGTAATGGCGCATTGGAAGAGGTCGTAGTTGTGGGCTATGGAACACAAAAGAAAGTCAATCTGACTGGAGCAATTGCTTCAGTTTCTGGAGATGTCTTAAAAAATCGACCAATCAATAATATCGCAAGTGGTCTTCAAGGAACAGTTCCCAATCTGACGATTACTAACTCAAATGGTAATCCAAAAGGAAACCCAACGATCAACGTTCGCGGAACGACTTCTATCAATGGAGGTGGTCCATTGGTTCTGGTGGATGGTGTTGAGATGAATCTAAATTTAGTCAATCCCAATGATGTTGAGAATGTGACAGTTCTTAAGGATGCTGCATCTGCAGCTATTTATGGAGTTCGAGCTGCTTTTGGGGTAGTCTTGATTACCACTAAAGGAGCTAAGGGGGTAAACAAAACTCAACTTTCGTATTCAGGTAACGTAGGATTTTCTCAACCCAGTGTATTCCCAGAGGTGGTTAAAAAAAATTATGAGCATGCAGAGTATATCAATAATGCCATGCTAAATGCCGGACTAGCGGTAATGTATTCTGAAGAGGAAGTAGATGCGATGAAAGCTTGGACAGCCGATCCGAAGAATAATCCAGATTATCTAATCTTAGGTGGCGTATACAAATATGTCGGATATAATGATTGGAATAAAATGCTATTGAAGGACTTTTCTCCTTCACAGCGCCATTTCGTAAGTGCTTCTGGAGGAAGTGAAAAAACTAAATTCTATTCTTCCGTAGGCTATACAGGACAAGATGGCATGTTGAAAATCAACAATGACAAATTTGAGCGCATCAGCACTAGATTGAGTGTAGAAAACCAAACGACCAATTGGTTAAAACTGGGACTTAAAGCCCTATATACACGAAATAATGTCGATGAACCTACACAAACCTATGGCAATGCTACTTGGCATCAATTCGTATTTACGAGTCCTGTGAGACCTTTCATGTGGACAGGTGATAGCAAATACCCGCAGTATGATCAATTCAAAGGAATGTATTTTGATGATCAAAACCCTTATTCACTGCTTGCTTTAGGAGGAAGAGATAAAACCAATATGAATGAAATATGGAATACTTTTTCAGCTGATGCCAATATTTTAGATGGATGGACGGCACATATGGATTTCAATTATAATTATTCGACAAGTGAATATACCTACCATAAGAAAAAGATAGATCTGGTGAGAGCTAATTTTCTCGCTACAGAAGGAAACACCGCTAATAATTACTATAGGGTATATAATTCAATGAAGAATTACTATGCATTCAATGCCTTTACACAATATGAAAAGACATTGGGTAAGCATTATCTGAAAGGTATGGTAGGATACAATCAGGAATTAACCCAAACAAAGTACACAGATATTTATAAATATGGTCAACTAAATCAAGAAATGCCAAGTCTTGGATTGGGTACAGGTACACAAACTATTAATGAGTCTGGATACGAATGGGCTTTACGTGGTGGATTTTTTAGACTGAATTATATTTTTGATAATAAATACCTATTTGAAGTAAATGGTCGATATGATGGAACATCCAGATTTCCTAAAGAGGACAGATTTGTGTTCCTTCCTTCATTTTCTGCAGGATGGCGAGTTTCGGAAGAAAAATTCATGGATTGGTCGAACTCCTTTCTTAACGACCTAAAGTTAAGAGGTTCATATGGTCGATTAGGTAATCAGCTCCTGACATCTAGTGATTGGGTAGGAAATATGGGATACTATCCATACATTCCATTTATGTCTAATGATGTGTCAGGTAACAATAACTACCTTTTTAACAATGATCGTGGTACTGTGATCAATCCTCCTGGTTTGGTTGACAGAAATCTAAGCTGGGAAAAAGCCTCTACGCTCAATTTTGGTGTAGATGTCGCTTTATTTAATTCTAGATTAAATGCTGTTTTTGATATTTATACGCGTAAGACATCTGATATGTTGACTTCAATCGCCTATCCAGAAGTGTTGGGAGCAGCCTCTCCTGTACAAAATATCGCAGATCTGGAAACAAAAGGATATGAATTTACATTGTCTTGGGCCGATAAAATTAATAGCTTGAATTATAAACTATCTGCTGTATTAGGCGATTCGCAAGGTACAATTACAAAATTTGACAATCCTACAGGTTCATTGACCAATTATTATGTAGGTCAAAAAATTGGCGAAATATGGGGTTACGAAACACTTGGTTTTTTCAAAGATGCTGCGGATGTCACAGCTCATGCTTCACAGGCTAAACTTGGATCTAATTGGTCTGCAGGAGATATAAAATACGCAGATTTGAATGGAGATGGAGAAGTGAGCAACGGAAGTAACACGTTAGCTGATCCTGGAGACAGAAGAGTAATTGGTAATGCTACTCCACGTTATACATATGGTTTTAATGCCGACGTAGACTATAAAGGTTTCTTTGTGAATCTTTTCGTTCAGGGAGTTGGAAAGAGAGACTATTGGCCTTCAGGTCAAGCTTTTTGGCCTGTATCTACGCAGTATTTTACTGTGCAACAGTGGCAATATGATAATACTTGGAGTGAAGAAAATACAGATGCCTACTTTCCTAAGATATCAGCTAGAAACACGAGGAACCAAAGTACTCAAACGAAATATCTACAGGATGCTTCTTATTTGAGGTTGAAGAATCTGACAATTGGTTATAATTTTAATAAATCATTATTGGAGAAGATAAAAATGAATAATCTTCAAGTTTATCTGAGTGGAGAGAATCTTTTTTTCCTATCTAAGATTAAAGGAAACTATGATCCTGAGTCTGCTCCAAATAATGGGGCTGTAGCTTATCCTTTTTCAAAAACTTATTCTTTAGGTCTTAGTTTATCATTTTAATAATATTACTGTAATAATCATGAAATTTAAACATATAAAATTAGCTACGCTCATGGGCGTATTTACCTTGTATTCCTGCAATGACAATTTTCTTGAGCGTTACCCAACGCATGATCTAAATGCTACTTCCTATTGGAATACAGAGGAAGATTTGAAGTCATACACAAATGGTATATATAATAGTGCTGCAGATAATTCCAAATACATGTTTTATCTTGGCTTTACAAATACAGCATTTGGAAGTGCTACACATGCAGTTGTCCCTTTTGAAGTGCAATCTGACAATCATGCTTCATTAGCTTCAGAACACGTTACTTTTGCTGAGGTAGCTGCTGGTAGAAATGTACAGCCTACCAATCCAGATCAAGGTGGATGGTATTGGGATCTATTAAGACGAATTAATATTTTGCTGGAAAACTATGATAAAGCAAATATTGCTCAAGAGGTTAAGAATCGTTATGCAGGAGAAGCGTACTTTTTCCGGGCATGGTTCTATTTGGACAAAGTGCAGAGATTTGGAGATGTACCTTATATCACAAAGTCATTAAATGTTACGGACGAAGAGGTGTTTGGTGCAAGGACACCAAGAAAAGAAGTAATGAATTCGGTTCTGAAGGACATTGATCAGGCTATCGAATTTTTACCTGAAACCTGGACAAATAACAGATTGAATAAATACATGGCATTGGCTCTGAAATCAAGATTGTGTCTATACGAAGGTACTTTTAGAAAATACCATGGACTAGGGGATCATGAGTTATTCTTGAAGGCATCTCTGGAAGCCTCTAAGAAGATCATGGACAGTAAGAAGTATAGAATCTTTAACAACGGCAAACCTACAGAGGATTACGGTACATTATTTAAGACAATAGAATTGTCTACCAATCCAGAGATTATTATGAGTAGAAGCTATGCGAAGGGAGTCCTTACGCATAATATGTCTGGATATATAGCGACTCAGAATGCTGGTGCAACGAAAGACTTTATAGACGATTTTTTAGTGATTGATAATGATGGTTTAGCTCGTCCTGTTGGATTAAGTACTTCTTATGATGATTCTAGCATTGAAAATGTATTTAAAAATCGAGACAAACGTCTTTCACAGACAGTGTTAAATCCTGTTAATGAAAATTCGGTGTTTAAATCAAATGTAGGATATCCAAGATTATTAGGTATGGGTGGAAACATAAGTGCAACAGGCTATCACTTAATTAAGTACTTTGATTTTGATCAGAGTCAACAGGGAACCAATCAGGATACTGACGCACCAATATTTAGATATGCGGAGATTTTACTCAACTATGCCGAGGCAGCTGAAGAGCTGGGGCAACTGGATCAATCGGTTCTGGACGCGACTATCAATCAGATAAGAGCAAGAGCAGGAATGCCAAATATGTTATTAAATCCAGTGATGGATCCGAAATATGCTGCTGAAGGGATTTCCTCCAATTTAGTTGAGATCAGAAGGGAGAGACGTGTGGAATTAAGCTATGAAAAATTGAGATATCATGATCTGATCCGCTGGAAGAAAGGAGCCTATATGGCTAAAAAAGTACTGGGAATGCGATTTGAAGAGAGTGATCGTAAGAGTGCGAGGTATGCCAAAGTTGCGGCTTCTGTAAAAACAGTGGAAGTCAATGGAAAACATTACATTGATGTCTACGGAAATGACAATTTGGGTAACCGTACTTTTAATGAAGGTAAAAACTATTATTTCCCGATCCCTGTCAATGTGATTTCAAAAAATCCTAATATTACACAAAATCCTCTTTGGTAAATTAGTATACAAATAAGGATGGAACTGCTGAGGTTGTTCCATCTTTATTTATTTTCTATGAGATGCTATTCTAATTTCAGATACCTCAATAAAGTTTGCAAAGTATTGTCAAGTAGCTTTATAAATCATACAATCTTAATACTTTTTTCCATTTTAGATAGAAAATATAGATGTCTGAAAGTCCTGAGCCGCGGGTGAAGTGAGGATAAAGCAGGGATAAAGCACATGCTAGGCGTGGTAAAAGCGTTTCTTCAAGAAGAACCATCATAGCATATGATTTGAACAGATAAATTGCAGGTTAAGCATGTTTAATCGATACGCGTGTACCTTGATGGCTATCCGTGGCATGTATATAAAAGGAATCTAGGACAACCGTCAATCAATTGTTTTTTAAGTAGGTTTCAGTTATTGTTTAAGTTGGTTCCGAAAGTGTTTTAGAATTGACTTGACTACGCTTTGATTGGGGAGAGGGTGTTATTTATCTTGTTCTTGAAGATATATGGAATGGATACCTTACAACTATCACAGGTTGGGTAAGAGATAGCTGGAGATGTATCGTAGTATGTACGGATCAGTACCGAATATTGTTGGCACTTCTATGGACTTTAAAGGACTTGCATGGACTTCTAAGGACTTTTGTTTGTAGGAAGTATAGGGATTTAGTTCTCTAAAAATACAAAAACCGAAGATAATAATACGAAAATAGCAGGAATTGAATTCATGCTATTTTAATGGCAAAAAAAAATCCTACATCGTAGGATTTTTTATGTAAAATTTTGTAGCCCGTAGGGGAATCGAACCCCTGTTTCTAGAATGAAAATCTAACGTCCTAACCCCTAGACGAACGGGCCATTTGTTTATTAATGTGCTGCAAAGATAATAGCTTTTTCAAATTGTCCAAAAAAATATGAAGTCATTTTTCGTAATCCTCTGAATTTGAATAAAATTATTTTTTCAAAAAGTGACAGAACGATCAAAATAAGGCTTATTCCACTACATATGCGAGTAAATAGTCATTAAATTTTTCATAATGGACGTTAAAAATCCGATCATAATATTCACTTTTTAAATACAATGACAATGTGCCTTGAT encodes the following:
- a CDS encoding alpha-L-fucosidase is translated as MRTFIIVFLILTHSLMVGAQERPAKWFNDARFGLFLHWGLYSQTAGDWKGRPTTGGEHFMLHERIPLTEYAKIANDFNPTNFSADQWVNAAKDAGMKYVVITAKHHDGFAMFDSPSSDYNIVKRTPFAKDPMKELAKACKKYGLQLCFYYSLGRDWEDPDVPTNWPIKGGRSNTWDYPNEDAKDLSKYIERKVKPQLKELLTHYGPVGIIWFDTFELVNKQQSQEIRDLILSIQPNCIINNRIGNGYGDYTVVEQSLVNSSRKNWEACITMSANWGYNKHDTTWKSAEVLIRNLTEVASKGGNLLLNIGPKGDGTFPEESKKRLKEIGSWMDINGEAIYGTQAWKITGEGNDKLKEENLGRNEKQTLKDAVNDATSQDIVPDIRFTTKGKVVYVIVRNPSLKNIRVKSMGKLQDVEIKNARILGSKQKIRWQQNGEALSFDIPQNVKPGLPIYVLAVTIK
- a CDS encoding SusC/RagA family TonB-linked outer membrane protein; translated protein: MKRKLPRSLYSSMYWKSVFPISCIILCAEPIQAFNVRKVVSLESNVQQTTISGKVVDAQGQPLVGVTVQEKGTHNSTSTNDAGAYIIQVQSTSSVLSFTYVGYESLELAANNAKRVELNLSNGALEEVVVVGYGTQKKVNLTGAIASVSGDVLKNRPINNIASGLQGTVPNLTITNSNGNPKGNPTINVRGTTSINGGGPLVLVDGVEMNLNLVNPNDVENVTVLKDAASAAIYGVRAAFGVVLITTKGAKGVNKTQLSYSGNVGFSQPSVFPEVVKKNYEHAEYINNAMLNAGLAVMYSEEEVDAMKAWTADPKNNPDYLILGGVYKYVGYNDWNKMLLKDFSPSQRHFVSASGGSEKTKFYSSVGYTGQDGMLKINNDKFERISTRLSVENQTTNWLKLGLKALYTRNNVDEPTQTYGNATWHQFVFTSPVRPFMWTGDSKYPQYDQFKGMYFDDQNPYSLLALGGRDKTNMNEIWNTFSADANILDGWTAHMDFNYNYSTSEYTYHKKKIDLVRANFLATEGNTANNYYRVYNSMKNYYAFNAFTQYEKTLGKHYLKGMVGYNQELTQTKYTDIYKYGQLNQEMPSLGLGTGTQTINESGYEWALRGGFFRLNYIFDNKYLFEVNGRYDGTSRFPKEDRFVFLPSFSAGWRVSEEKFMDWSNSFLNDLKLRGSYGRLGNQLLTSSDWVGNMGYYPYIPFMSNDVSGNNNYLFNNDRGTVINPPGLVDRNLSWEKASTLNFGVDVALFNSRLNAVFDIYTRKTSDMLTSIAYPEVLGAASPVQNIADLETKGYEFTLSWADKINSLNYKLSAVLGDSQGTITKFDNPTGSLTNYYVGQKIGEIWGYETLGFFKDAADVTAHASQAKLGSNWSAGDIKYADLNGDGEVSNGSNTLADPGDRRVIGNATPRYTYGFNADVDYKGFFVNLFVQGVGKRDYWPSGQAFWPVSTQYFTVQQWQYDNTWSEENTDAYFPKISARNTRNQSTQTKYLQDASYLRLKNLTIGYNFNKSLLEKIKMNNLQVYLSGENLFFLSKIKGNYDPESAPNNGAVAYPFSKTYSLGLSLSF
- a CDS encoding RagB/SusD family nutrient uptake outer membrane protein, with translation MKFKHIKLATLMGVFTLYSCNDNFLERYPTHDLNATSYWNTEEDLKSYTNGIYNSAADNSKYMFYLGFTNTAFGSATHAVVPFEVQSDNHASLASEHVTFAEVAAGRNVQPTNPDQGGWYWDLLRRINILLENYDKANIAQEVKNRYAGEAYFFRAWFYLDKVQRFGDVPYITKSLNVTDEEVFGARTPRKEVMNSVLKDIDQAIEFLPETWTNNRLNKYMALALKSRLCLYEGTFRKYHGLGDHELFLKASLEASKKIMDSKKYRIFNNGKPTEDYGTLFKTIELSTNPEIIMSRSYAKGVLTHNMSGYIATQNAGATKDFIDDFLVIDNDGLARPVGLSTSYDDSSIENVFKNRDKRLSQTVLNPVNENSVFKSNVGYPRLLGMGGNISATGYHLIKYFDFDQSQQGTNQDTDAPIFRYAEILLNYAEAAEELGQLDQSVLDATINQIRARAGMPNMLLNPVMDPKYAAEGISSNLVEIRRERRVELSYEKLRYHDLIRWKKGAYMAKKVLGMRFEESDRKSARYAKVAASVKTVEVNGKHYIDVYGNDNLGNRTFNEGKNYYFPIPVNVISKNPNITQNPLW